From Haloarcula hispanica ATCC 33960, the proteins below share one genomic window:
- the bluB gene encoding 5,6-dimethylbenzimidazole synthase, with protein sequence MVEFGPRDREAVYKSIYSRRDIRRFAADSVPEDVLTRVLDAAHNAPSVGFSQPWDFVVIEDEQTKSAVAAIAERAIAAAREGYEEPRKSDFGQLKLEGITDAPVNICVTCDPTRAAPHVLGRNTMRRMDVYSTCLAVQNLWLAARAEGIGVGWVSFLYPHELRAVLNIPHHVQPVAYLCVGYPEDGFPAEPVLQREGWRNRIDRTELVHYDEWDPSRTPETKS encoded by the coding sequence ATGGTCGAGTTCGGACCACGCGACCGCGAGGCGGTCTACAAGTCCATCTACTCGCGACGGGACATTAGACGATTTGCCGCGGACTCCGTTCCCGAGGACGTACTGACACGGGTCCTTGATGCTGCACACAACGCGCCCAGCGTCGGGTTCTCGCAACCGTGGGATTTCGTCGTGATCGAGGACGAGCAGACGAAATCAGCGGTCGCAGCGATTGCCGAACGGGCGATAGCCGCCGCACGCGAAGGCTACGAGGAGCCGCGCAAATCGGATTTCGGCCAGTTGAAACTGGAGGGGATAACCGATGCCCCGGTGAATATCTGTGTTACCTGTGACCCCACTCGCGCTGCGCCACACGTTCTCGGCCGGAACACGATGCGGCGAATGGACGTCTATTCGACGTGTCTCGCCGTACAGAACCTCTGGCTCGCTGCCCGTGCCGAGGGCATCGGTGTCGGCTGGGTCTCGTTTCTGTATCCCCACGAACTCCGTGCGGTGCTGAACATTCCACACCACGTTCAGCCTGTGGCCTACCTCTGTGTCGGCTACCCCGAAGACGGCTTCCCTGCTGAACCGGTACTGCAACGGGAAGGCTGGCGTAATCGCATCGACAGAACGGAACTGGTCCATTACGACGAGTGGGACCCCAGTCGGACGCCCGAAACGAAGTCATAG
- a CDS encoding helicase HerA domain-containing protein, with amino-acid sequence MAETEQITVATTSAGPGGTGEPGETVNLPVVELLTGRGFITGKSGSGKSNTASVIAEKLLDNGFGLLIVDIDGEYYGLKEEYEILHVGGDEECDIQVTEDHAGKIASLALEQNVPIILDISSFLDEEEAETLLTEVAKQLFAKAKKQKQPFLMLVEECHEWMPEKGSMGEVGKMLIKIGKRGRKHGLGIVGISQRPADVKKDYITQCDWLVWHRLTWNNDTKVVGRILDNKYADAVEDLDDGEAFMMNDWAEQVSRVQFHRKQTFDAGATPGLDDFERPELKSVSDDLVSELETISEEQQATENRIKELREELDKKNSRIAELEAELQDARDLSRMAEQFTEAMLNQADDYNPGRTAQEEMRRQRERFAEQPTSDGDADTNSEADTDSPDEQSPEPDETADATSGGGFGDAFSAFAEDGAAMNGGSASDGAETNGSSADAGAAMNGSTSDDSATNASTADAEPVSNGHADNAAAATNGASADTGAVAVPANDHTESDGATEADDEDLRAAIAEAVEAEESNGATGSAEDESTSDSEGPAVYGDLRADIEELDRKTRRMLAYYREQGPGTPLNAHFSAGGSGDRTAAYARNRELRLRELVEHVGRGKYDSRIAALVREESDRRLDDDEVESVVSRLESAFLDGNGD; translated from the coding sequence ATGGCAGAGACCGAACAGATAACTGTCGCGACGACGAGCGCAGGGCCGGGTGGGACCGGGGAGCCGGGCGAGACCGTCAATCTCCCGGTAGTGGAACTGCTGACCGGCCGGGGATTCATCACCGGCAAGAGCGGGTCAGGGAAATCCAACACGGCGAGTGTCATCGCCGAGAAGCTGCTGGACAACGGGTTCGGTCTGCTCATCGTCGATATCGACGGCGAGTACTACGGCCTGAAAGAGGAGTACGAGATCCTCCACGTCGGCGGTGACGAGGAGTGCGACATTCAGGTCACGGAAGACCACGCCGGCAAGATCGCCTCGCTGGCGCTGGAACAGAACGTCCCTATCATTCTGGATATCTCGTCGTTCCTCGACGAGGAGGAGGCCGAGACGCTACTGACCGAGGTCGCCAAGCAACTGTTCGCGAAGGCGAAAAAGCAGAAACAGCCGTTCTTGATGCTCGTCGAGGAGTGCCACGAGTGGATGCCAGAAAAGGGGTCGATGGGCGAGGTCGGGAAGATGCTCATCAAGATCGGGAAGCGTGGCCGGAAACACGGACTGGGAATCGTCGGCATCAGCCAGCGCCCGGCCGACGTGAAGAAAGACTACATCACCCAGTGTGACTGGCTCGTCTGGCACCGCCTGACCTGGAACAACGACACGAAAGTGGTCGGGCGTATCCTCGACAACAAGTACGCTGACGCCGTCGAAGACCTGGACGACGGGGAAGCGTTCATGATGAACGACTGGGCCGAGCAGGTCAGCCGGGTCCAGTTCCACCGCAAACAGACGTTCGACGCCGGCGCGACGCCCGGCCTCGACGACTTCGAGCGCCCGGAACTCAAGTCCGTCAGCGACGACCTCGTCTCCGAACTGGAGACCATCAGCGAGGAACAGCAGGCGACGGAGAACCGCATCAAGGAACTCCGCGAGGAACTGGACAAGAAGAACTCCCGCATCGCCGAACTGGAGGCGGAACTGCAGGATGCCCGGGACCTCTCGCGGATGGCCGAGCAGTTCACCGAGGCGATGCTGAACCAGGCCGACGACTACAACCCCGGCCGGACGGCACAGGAGGAGATGCGCCGCCAGCGCGAACGGTTCGCCGAGCAACCCACGTCGGACGGCGACGCAGACACCAACAGTGAGGCGGACACTGACAGTCCCGACGAGCAGTCTCCGGAACCGGACGAGACGGCCGACGCCACGTCCGGCGGCGGGTTCGGCGACGCGTTCAGTGCCTTTGCCGAGGACGGGGCCGCGATGAACGGCGGCAGCGCCAGTGACGGTGCGGAGACGAACGGTAGCAGTGCGGACGCCGGAGCAGCGATGAACGGCAGCACCAGCGATGACTCAGCGACGAATGCCAGCACTGCGGACGCCGAACCGGTGTCGAACGGTCACGCCGACAACGCTGCTGCGGCGACGAACGGGGCCAGCGCGGACACCGGTGCGGTAGCCGTGCCAGCGAACGACCACACCGAATCGGACGGCGCTACTGAGGCTGATGACGAGGACCTGAGAGCAGCCATCGCCGAAGCCGTCGAAGCCGAGGAGTCGAACGGGGCAACTGGGTCCGCTGAAGACGAGTCCACATCCGACTCCGAGGGGCCCGCCGTCTACGGCGACTTGCGAGCCGACATCGAGGAGTTAGACCGAAAGACCCGCCGAATGCTCGCGTACTACCGCGAGCAGGGCCCTGGAACGCCGCTGAACGCCCACTTCTCGGCTGGCGGCTCCGGCGACCGGACGGCGGCCTACGCGCGAAACAGGGAACTCCGACTCCGCGAACTGGTCGAACACGTCGGCCGCGGGAAGTACGATTCCCGGATTGCGGCGCTGGTTCGAGAAGAGAGCGACCGCCGACTCGACGACGATGAGGTAGAGTCGGTCGTCTCCCGACTCGAATCGGCGTTTCTGGACGGCAACGGCGACTGA
- the tpiA gene encoding triose-phosphate isomerase codes for MFVLVNLKAYPCDPVEVATAAADVSDDSGVRVAVAPQAAQIGPVAETGVETWAQHVSAVEHGSHTGSTLAEAAADAGAVGTLLNHSENRLKLADIDGALDAADRADLETIVCANNPAQIGAAAALDPDGVAVEPPELIGTGTPVSKADPDIVTGAVDAAARVNGDVDVLCGAGISTGEDLVSASDLGASGVLLASGVAKADDPRAALEDLVEPLL; via the coding sequence ATGTTCGTCCTTGTCAATCTGAAGGCGTACCCGTGTGACCCAGTCGAAGTAGCGACCGCCGCCGCTGACGTCAGCGACGACTCCGGCGTTCGCGTCGCCGTCGCGCCACAGGCCGCACAGATCGGCCCTGTTGCGGAGACCGGCGTCGAAACGTGGGCCCAGCACGTCAGCGCCGTCGAGCACGGCAGCCACACCGGCAGTACACTCGCCGAGGCCGCCGCGGACGCCGGGGCCGTCGGGACCCTCTTGAACCACTCCGAGAACCGACTCAAGCTTGCGGACATCGACGGTGCGCTCGACGCCGCCGACCGCGCGGACCTCGAAACCATCGTCTGTGCGAACAACCCCGCACAGATCGGCGCGGCCGCCGCGCTCGACCCCGACGGCGTCGCCGTCGAACCGCCGGAACTCATCGGCACCGGCACGCCCGTCAGCAAGGCCGATCCGGACATCGTGACCGGCGCAGTCGACGCCGCCGCCCGCGTCAACGGCGACGTGGACGTGCTCTGTGGGGCCGGCATCTCGACTGGTGAGGACCTCGTCTCAGCGAGCGATCTCGGCGCGAGCGGCGTCCTGCTAGCGAGTGGCGTCGCGAAGGCCGACGACCCGCGTGCGGCGCTCGAAGACCTCGTCGAACCGCTACTGTAA
- a CDS encoding response regulator → MTIITLRPRQETRQAVTAGDDDTPTVLIVEDEQHLADLYTDYLSDQYHVQTAYSGEEGLELLSPDIDVVLLDRRMPVVSGNEVLAQIEEKGLRCRVAMVTAIDPDFDIIEMRVDDYLVKPVTRDDLQEVVDRLYKIREYNDRLRTLTSKKLKRNVLRVEKTDRELQDSDRYQELQDEIERISSNVESLADELDVEKDDLQL, encoded by the coding sequence ATGACAATTATTACGCTTCGGCCGAGACAAGAAACGAGACAAGCCGTGACAGCAGGGGATGACGACACACCGACCGTTCTGATAGTCGAGGACGAACAACACCTGGCCGATCTGTACACCGATTATTTATCCGACCAGTATCACGTGCAGACGGCCTACAGCGGCGAGGAAGGACTGGAACTGCTGTCGCCCGACATCGACGTGGTGCTGCTCGACCGCCGGATGCCGGTCGTCTCCGGCAACGAAGTACTCGCACAGATCGAGGAGAAAGGCCTTCGATGCCGCGTCGCGATGGTCACCGCTATCGACCCCGACTTCGACATCATCGAGATGCGCGTCGACGACTACCTCGTCAAACCCGTTACTCGCGACGACCTCCAAGAGGTTGTCGACCGACTGTACAAGATCCGGGAGTACAACGACAGACTCCGGACACTCACGTCGAAAAAGCTCAAGCGCAACGTCCTCCGCGTCGAGAAGACCGACCGGGAACTGCAGGACAGCGACCGGTATCAGGAACTTCAGGACGAGATCGAGCGTATCTCGTCGAACGTCGAGTCGCTCGCGGACGAACTCGACGTCGAGAAAGACGACCTCCAGTTGTAA
- a CDS encoding multiprotein bridging factor aMBF1 — MVQCEMCGTEVSSPNRVKIEGAELDVCDECTDFGTEVKTEETSSTSTKYSTSSSSSSSSSSSSSSSSSGGGGSGGRRRDMFDEMDEIAQDYHDRIRKGRESQGLSQEELAKQLNEKASLIRKLEQGNSLPSDDVQKKLESALEISLSAGGSADETEWSGGSSDGEYTLGDVVKRKD; from the coding sequence ATGGTTCAGTGCGAGATGTGCGGGACGGAGGTTTCGTCTCCGAACCGCGTCAAAATCGAGGGAGCCGAACTCGACGTCTGTGACGAGTGTACCGACTTCGGCACGGAGGTCAAGACGGAGGAGACGTCGTCCACGTCGACGAAGTACTCGACGTCGTCCTCCTCGTCATCGTCGTCGAGTTCGTCCTCCTCGTCGAGTTCCTCGGGTGGTGGCGGGTCCGGTGGCCGCCGTCGAGATATGTTCGACGAGATGGACGAGATCGCACAGGATTACCACGACCGGATCCGCAAGGGCCGGGAGTCCCAGGGACTCAGCCAGGAGGAACTCGCCAAGCAACTCAACGAGAAGGCGAGCCTGATCCGGAAGCTCGAACAGGGTAACTCCCTGCCCAGCGACGACGTCCAGAAGAAACTCGAAAGCGCGCTCGAGATCTCCCTGAGCGCCGGCGGCAGCGCCGACGAGACGGAGTGGTCCGGCGGCAGCAGCGACGGCGAGTACACGCTCGGCGACGTCGTGAAGCGGAAGGACTAG
- a CDS encoding RNA-guided endonuclease InsQ/TnpB family protein: MEHSYRYRAYPTEGVADELEHQVDIHRQLYNHVRWDYTNSPVDAKPSEFDQNNKLPEWKQKWPVFAETYSKAAQATVARFHRNLSNLRKQKENGHTVGRLKRQAPTDYRSVTYNQSGFDLDEKRGQDGFAYVRFSKVGWVKIRYSRPIPADSSIKEATFKKETTGEWFVSFGLEIDDANLPEKPDVDSLNPSNSVGIDLGILNYIHTSDGKTVDWLDLEGEYERLRRAHRKLSRKEHGSNNYENQRVEVAKAKRDIHRKVLDYQHKITTWLVKEYDAVFVEDLNVQSMLRADGSGRNKQDAAWRQFITLLEYKGDVYGTHVVQVEAAGTTKECAVCGVESSKSIWVREHSCPSCGFETDRDANAAMNVLQRGFSELGLGWPESTPVETVTATDTADLQRMSASHVIETGSLST; the protein is encoded by the coding sequence ATGGAACACAGTTACCGCTACCGTGCCTATCCGACAGAAGGGGTAGCGGACGAACTGGAACATCAGGTAGATATTCATCGCCAACTATACAACCACGTCCGATGGGACTACACGAACAGCCCCGTGGATGCTAAGCCGAGTGAGTTCGACCAGAACAACAAACTCCCTGAGTGGAAGCAAAAATGGCCAGTGTTCGCGGAAACGTATTCGAAAGCCGCGCAAGCTACCGTTGCCCGCTTCCACCGCAACCTCTCGAACCTTCGTAAACAAAAAGAGAACGGGCACACCGTCGGTCGTCTCAAACGGCAAGCACCTACCGATTACCGGAGCGTGACGTACAACCAGTCTGGTTTCGACCTCGATGAAAAGAGGGGCCAAGACGGGTTTGCGTACGTTCGCTTCAGCAAAGTCGGATGGGTCAAAATACGGTACTCCCGTCCAATCCCTGCTGATTCCTCAATAAAGGAAGCCACGTTCAAGAAAGAGACTACCGGTGAGTGGTTCGTTTCCTTTGGGTTGGAAATCGACGACGCTAACTTGCCCGAGAAGCCCGATGTGGACTCACTCAACCCGAGCAACAGCGTGGGTATTGACCTCGGCATCTTGAACTACATCCATACCAGCGACGGGAAGACCGTGGATTGGCTCGACCTCGAAGGCGAATACGAACGACTCCGACGTGCGCACCGCAAACTCTCGCGGAAAGAACATGGGTCGAACAACTACGAGAATCAGCGAGTCGAAGTGGCGAAGGCCAAACGCGACATCCACCGGAAAGTACTGGACTACCAGCACAAAATAACGACGTGGCTCGTCAAGGAGTACGATGCCGTGTTTGTGGAGGACTTGAACGTTCAGAGTATGCTTCGAGCGGATGGAAGCGGTCGGAACAAGCAGGATGCGGCGTGGCGACAGTTTATCACTTTGCTTGAATACAAGGGCGATGTGTACGGTACGCACGTTGTGCAGGTCGAAGCGGCAGGGACGACAAAAGAATGTGCGGTGTGTGGTGTGGAGTCATCGAAGTCCATCTGGGTCCGGGAACACTCCTGTCCATCATGTGGGTTTGAGACAGATAGGGATGCGAATGCAGCGATGAACGTCTTGCAAAGGGGGTTTTCTGAACTAGGGCTGGGATGGCCCGAATCAACGCCTGTGGAGACTGTGACCGCTACGGACACCGCTGATCTTCAGCGAATGTCTGCAAGTCACGTCATCGAAACAGGAAGCCTGTCTACGTGA
- a CDS encoding CDP-alcohol phosphatidyltransferase family protein — protein MTLDKFRPLADRALGPFVSAAKVAGLSPNGVSVIAFLLALGAGGVYAVAAREPLLYLGGAVLVFLNGWLDLVDGALARELNVASSGGDLLDHVLDRYADIGIIVGLAAGVSQWELGIAAVTGVLMTSYLGTQAQAVGLDRVYGGLLGRADRLALVGVVTGVAAFVPNALAGLSLVGWLLVVFAVVGHVTAAQRFYHAMRALD, from the coding sequence ATGACGCTCGATAAGTTCCGCCCGCTGGCCGACCGCGCGCTCGGCCCGTTCGTCAGCGCCGCCAAGGTGGCCGGCCTCTCACCCAACGGCGTCAGCGTCATCGCGTTTCTGCTGGCCCTTGGAGCGGGCGGAGTGTACGCCGTTGCGGCGCGGGAGCCCCTGCTGTATCTCGGCGGTGCCGTTCTCGTCTTTTTGAACGGCTGGCTCGACCTCGTCGACGGCGCGCTCGCGCGTGAACTGAACGTCGCGTCCTCGGGCGGCGACCTGCTCGACCATGTGCTCGACCGCTACGCCGACATCGGTATCATCGTCGGCCTCGCCGCCGGCGTGAGCCAGTGGGAACTGGGCATCGCCGCCGTCACCGGCGTTTTGATGACTTCCTATCTCGGGACCCAGGCGCAGGCGGTCGGCCTCGACCGCGTGTACGGTGGCCTGCTCGGTCGCGCTGACCGGCTTGCACTTGTCGGTGTGGTCACGGGCGTCGCGGCGTTCGTCCCGAACGCACTGGCCGGCCTGTCGCTGGTCGGTTGGCTGCTGGTCGTGTTCGCCGTTGTCGGCCACGTCACCGCCGCTCAGCGGTTCTATCACGCGATGCGGGCGCTCGACTGA
- a CDS encoding adenylate kinase family protein, protein MRVAVTGTPGTGKTTATERLDTDLDVLHLNDVIKEEGFSTGIDEDRGSLVADLDKLSEWLDGRDDVLFESHLAHHFAADRVIVLRAHPETIVERLRERGDDDSKAYENAESEALDVILGEAVEEHGMESVCEIETTDRDPDAVASEIRAVVDGEREPSAGTVSYIDWL, encoded by the coding sequence GTGAGAGTCGCTGTCACCGGGACGCCGGGCACGGGCAAGACCACGGCGACGGAGCGCCTCGACACTGACCTCGACGTTCTACACCTCAACGACGTCATCAAAGAGGAGGGGTTCTCGACGGGCATCGACGAGGACCGCGGGAGCCTCGTCGCGGACCTGGACAAATTGTCCGAGTGGCTCGACGGCCGCGACGACGTGCTGTTCGAATCCCACCTCGCGCATCATTTCGCCGCCGACCGGGTGATTGTGCTGCGAGCCCATCCTGAAACCATCGTCGAGCGGCTTCGTGAGCGCGGCGACGACGATTCGAAGGCCTACGAGAACGCGGAGTCGGAAGCGCTCGATGTCATCCTCGGGGAAGCCGTCGAAGAGCACGGCATGGAATCGGTGTGCGAAATCGAGACGACGGACCGGGACCCCGACGCGGTGGCGAGCGAAATCCGGGCCGTCGTGGACGGCGAGCGCGAGCCCAGTGCGGGCACCGTCTCCTACATCGACTGGCTATGA
- the hisC gene encoding histidinol-phosphate transaminase — protein sequence MEPRDLSAHTVYRAGRGIEEVARELGLDPDDMVKLASNENMFGPSPDAVEAIRGSAERMHSYPKASHADLVDELAAMWDVTPEQVWLSNGGDGALDCLARAMLDPGQDVLVPSPGFAYYAMSARYHHGEVNEYTLSKADDFAQTADTVLKDYDGERIVYLTSPHNPTGAEFSTDAVRTIAEETDEQTLVVVDEAYGEFSDRPSKRPLLDDRDDVALLRTFSKAYGLAGVRLGYAVVPEEWADAYARINTPFSASELACRAGLAALDDDDHVERSVDTAAWAREYLSEELDSPTWDSAGNFILAEVGDASAVADAAQERGVIIRDCSSFGLPECIRITCGTREDTERAVSVLNEVIEVVEA from the coding sequence ATGGAACCACGGGACCTCTCCGCTCACACTGTCTATCGGGCAGGTCGCGGTATCGAGGAGGTCGCCCGGGAACTCGGTCTCGACCCGGACGACATGGTGAAGCTGGCGTCAAACGAGAACATGTTCGGGCCGAGCCCGGACGCCGTCGAGGCGATTCGCGGGTCGGCCGAACGGATGCATTCCTATCCGAAGGCCTCCCACGCCGACCTCGTCGACGAACTGGCGGCCATGTGGGACGTAACGCCCGAACAGGTGTGGCTGAGCAACGGCGGCGACGGCGCGCTGGACTGCCTCGCCCGGGCGATGCTCGACCCCGGCCAGGACGTGCTCGTCCCGTCGCCGGGCTTCGCGTACTACGCGATGAGCGCCCGCTATCACCACGGCGAGGTCAACGAGTACACGCTCTCGAAGGCCGACGACTTCGCTCAGACCGCCGACACCGTCCTGAAGGACTACGACGGCGAGCGCATCGTCTACCTCACCAGTCCGCACAACCCGACTGGCGCGGAGTTTTCGACCGACGCGGTCCGGACGATTGCCGAGGAGACCGACGAACAGACCCTCGTCGTCGTGGACGAGGCCTACGGGGAGTTCTCCGACCGGCCGAGCAAGCGGCCGTTACTCGACGACCGTGACGACGTCGCGCTCCTGCGTACGTTCTCGAAGGCCTACGGGCTCGCGGGCGTTCGCCTCGGCTACGCGGTGGTCCCCGAGGAATGGGCCGACGCCTACGCACGTATCAACACGCCGTTTTCGGCCAGCGAACTCGCCTGTCGCGCCGGGCTGGCGGCGCTTGACGACGACGACCACGTCGAGCGCTCCGTCGACACCGCCGCGTGGGCTCGGGAGTACCTCTCCGAGGAACTCGACTCGCCGACCTGGGACAGCGCCGGGAACTTCATTCTCGCGGAGGTCGGCGACGCGTCGGCCGTCGCGGACGCCGCCCAGGAGCGGGGCGTCATCATCCGCGATTGCTCCTCGTTCGGGCTGCCCGAGTGTATCCGCATCACCTGCGGGACACGCGAAGACACGGAGCGCGCCGTCTCGGTACTGAACGAAGTCATCGAGGTGGTCGAGGCGTGA
- a CDS encoding chemotaxis protein CheC, whose amino-acid sequence MPLLIDIRKLTLITRLIQDGAEQVADSLATLAGVDAAVEIKSLSFVQPEDIATEMGGGTIYSARVRLTEPPYGVFLMTFETETAAEIAELMTGSSVEDGFTQLHESALQEMCNILTSGFIDGIANTLNATINMGTPTVVQDDATEIADKALSHVRRDSLTIVLDSLVDIKESDVAFSLRIFLIPDPGSFVHLIDQLDYDTDRETHISADTDAVKELDMSGDADALDAFDSSE is encoded by the coding sequence ATGCCGCTTCTCATCGATATTCGGAAACTCACGCTCATCACCAGACTCATTCAGGACGGGGCTGAGCAGGTCGCCGACTCGCTGGCGACACTGGCCGGCGTCGACGCCGCCGTCGAGATCAAGAGCCTCTCATTCGTCCAGCCGGAGGACATCGCCACCGAAATGGGCGGCGGGACCATCTACAGCGCTCGTGTTCGGCTGACAGAGCCGCCGTACGGCGTCTTCCTGATGACATTCGAGACGGAGACAGCCGCCGAAATCGCGGAGCTGATGACCGGCTCCAGTGTCGAAGATGGGTTCACACAGCTCCACGAGTCCGCGCTGCAAGAGATGTGTAACATCCTCACCTCGGGCTTCATCGACGGCATCGCGAACACGCTGAACGCGACCATCAATATGGGGACGCCGACGGTCGTACAGGACGACGCGACCGAGATCGCCGACAAGGCCCTCTCGCACGTCCGGCGGGACTCGCTGACCATCGTGCTCGACTCGCTCGTCGACATCAAGGAGAGCGACGTGGCGTTCTCGCTCCGCATCTTCCTCATCCCCGACCCCGGTTCGTTCGTCCACCTCATCGACCAACTGGACTACGACACGGACCGCGAGACGCATATCTCGGCCGACACCGACGCGGTCAAAGAACTCGATATGTCCGGTGACGCGGACGCGCTCGATGCCTTCGATTCCTCGGAGTAA
- a CDS encoding metal-dependent hydrolase has protein sequence MWPWGHLAVAYLVYVVYTRLDPTRRQTAATLTALAVGSQFPDLIDKPLAWTFGVLPSGRSLAHSVFTLLIIAVALHRLAVCYRRTDLSKAFTVGAFAHTLTDMSPTAVAGLLGGDLTQLQWLRFLVWPLRPPPPYANDTSFVEQFASLSVEPYVLFQFGLFGLAVAVWIAHGVPGLRSVTRRSKAVFTDFAD, from the coding sequence ATGTGGCCGTGGGGACATCTCGCCGTCGCCTACCTCGTTTACGTCGTCTACACTCGCCTTGACCCGACCCGTCGCCAGACGGCGGCGACGCTGACCGCGCTGGCAGTGGGGTCGCAGTTCCCGGACCTGATCGACAAGCCCCTCGCATGGACGTTCGGTGTCCTGCCGTCAGGGCGGTCGCTCGCCCATTCGGTGTTTACCCTCCTCATCATCGCTGTGGCCTTGCACCGACTCGCTGTCTGCTATCGCAGAACGGACCTCTCAAAGGCCTTCACGGTCGGTGCGTTCGCACACACGCTGACCGACATGAGTCCGACAGCGGTAGCGGGGCTACTCGGCGGTGACCTGACACAGCTACAGTGGCTTCGCTTTCTGGTCTGGCCGCTCCGGCCACCGCCGCCGTACGCCAACGACACCTCCTTCGTCGAGCAGTTCGCCTCGCTCTCCGTCGAGCCGTACGTCCTGTTCCAGTTCGGGCTGTTCGGCCTGGCTGTCGCCGTGTGGATCGCCCACGGTGTACCCGGGCTCCGGTCGGTCACTCGGCGAAGCAAGGCTGTGTTCACGGACTTCGCCGATTAA